A genomic segment from Takifugu rubripes chromosome 20, fTakRub1.2, whole genome shotgun sequence encodes:
- the rorca gene encoding RAR-related orphan receptor C a, translating to MRAQIEVIPCKICGDKSSGIHYGVITCEGCKGFFRRSQQNNAMYSCSRQRNCLIDRTNRNRCQHCRLQKCLALGMSRDAVKFGRMSKKQRDSLYAEVQKHQQSQECAVHGTREESVDLGDHGCAYRRGSGTALGDLDEITTLPDGLLFDLPLTPEDEGGDYCNLEMLGGSAGSSSSSQSSPEQNNLDCVDKHGIKHEYQLLHDSGLFSHTIHNPLPEPCSLLDTERITQSVVKSHIETSQYSTEELKRMAWTLYSPEETHSYQMKSAEAMWQQCAVHITNAIHYVVEFAKRITGFMDLCQNDQIILLKAGCMQVLLIRMCRAYNPINNTLLFDGKCATPQLFKALGCDDLVNAVFDLAKGLSRLQMSEEEMALFSAAVLLSPDRPWLTDVQKVQKLQEKVYVALQRCLQRDGASEEKLTRMVSKLPVMKSICNLHIDKLEFFRLVHPETAYTFPPLYREVFGSEVTFPDSTEG from the exons atgaGAG CTCAAATAGAAGTGATTCCCTGCAAAATCTGTGGGGATAAATCCTCAGGGATCCACTACGGCGTCATCACCTGTGAAGGCTGCAAG GGTTTCTTCCGCCGCAGCCAACAAAACAATGCTATGTACTCCTGCTCAAGGCAGAGGAACTGCCTCATCGACCGGACCAACCGGAACCGCTGTCAGCACTGCAGGCTGCAGAAATGCCTGGCTCTGGGCATGAGCCGCGATG CCGTGAAGTTCGGCCGAATGTCCAAAAAGCAGCGCGACAGCCTGTATGCCGAGGTCCAGAAACACCAACAGTCCCAGGAGTGCGCGGTGCACGGCACCCGCGAGGAAAGCGTTGACCTGGGCGACCACGGCTGCGCCTACAGAAGAGGCTCTGGCACGGCGCTCGGCGATCTGGATGAAATCACCACGCTACCGGACGGCCTCCTCTTTGACCTGCCGCTCACTCctgaagatgaaggaggagactACTGTAACCTGGAAATGCTGGGCGGCAGCGCGGGGAGCAGCTCGTCCTCGCAGAGTTCACCAGAACAGAACAACTTGGACTGTGTCGACAAACACGGCATCAAGCACGAGTACCAGTTGCTGCACGACTCTGGACTCTTCTCACACACCATCCACAACCCGCTGCCTGAACCCTGCTCCCTGCTGGACACTG AGCGAATAACCCAGAGTGTGGTTAAGTCCCATATCGAGACCAGCCAGTACAGcacagaggagctgaaaagGATGGCGTGGACTTTGTACAGTCCGGAGGAGACACACTCCTACCAGATGAAG TCTGCGGAAGCGATGTGGCAGCAGTGTGCCGTCCACATCACCAACGCCATCCACTACGTGGTGGAGTTTGCCAAGCGCATCACGGGCTTCATGGACCTCTGTCAGAACGATCAGATCATCCTCCTCAAAGCAG gctgcATGCAAGTTCTACTGATCCGTATGTGCCGGGCCTACAACCCCATCAACAACACACTGCTCTTTGATGGGAAGTGTGCGACTCCTCAGCTGTTCAAAGCTCTCG GCTGCGACGACCTCGTGAACGCCGTGTTTGACCTGGCGAAAGGCCTGAGCCGCCTACAGATGTCTGAGGAGGAGATGGCGCtgttcagtgctgctgtgctgctctcgCCAG ACCGGCCCTGGCTCACAGACGTCCAGAAggtgcagaagctgcaggagaaggtgtACGTGGCTCTGCAGCGCTGCCTGCAGAGAGACGGAGCGTCGGAGGAGAAGCTAACGAGG ATGGTGTCCAAACTCCCAGTCATGAAGTCCATCTGCAACCTTCACATCGACAAACTGGAGTTTTTCCGCCTGGTCCACCCTGAGACGGCGTACACCTTCCCTCCTCTGTACAGGGAGGTTTTTGGCAGCGAAGTCACCTTCCCAGACTCCACGGAGGGCTAG